In Herpetosiphonaceae bacterium, the genomic stretch ACCAGCGGCACGTCGCGACGCTTGAGCGCCCACGCCACGCGCGAGCGGCCCTGGATGATGTCGTAGCCGCGCCACCAGCCCCGGCCCAATCCCAGAGGCGCGAGCATCGGCAGGAAATTATGCAGATACGGCAGCCGCCGCAGCGTCGGGTCGTGGCCCGCCCGCCGGACCGCTCGCGTGATGTTGTTGATGCCGATGTCCACGCCGCCCTTGCCGATCGGCGCGACGTACAGCGGACGAAGCATCCGCTGCCCTGATGTCTGCTGCACCGTTTGCCGCTCCTTGCGCGGGGTCAAAAACCTGTTCGGGAAACAGCCCGATTCTGCATCACCAAGGAGAATCTAGGTGTCGGAGCGCCCACCGCCGCGCTCGTCGCGCAGCCGCTCCCGCCAGTAGTCCAGAATCCGGCGCAGCGACTCAGCCAGCGGCACCTGCGGCTCCCAGCCGGTAGCGCCTCGCAGCTTGGAGTTGTCGCCGAGCAGGATCGGCTCGTCGGTGGGACGCAGCCGCTGCGGATCGACGCGCACCTCGACCGGAACCTGTGCCAGGCTCAGGTAGATGTCGAGCAGATCGCGCACCTGCGGGGCTGTGCCGGAGCACAGGTTATAGACCTCGGCGGGCCTGCCACGCTCAAGCAGCAGCCACAGCCCGCGCACGGCATCGGCCACGTCCAGAAAATCGCGGCGCGGCTCAAGGTTGCCCACGTCGATCACCGGCGGACGCAGCCCGGCCTCGGCCTCGGCAATCTGCCGCGCAAAGGTCTGCGCCGCCGTTCTGCTGTCCTGCCGCGATCCAATATGGTTGAACGAGCGCGTCAGATAGACGCTCATGCCGTAGTTCTGCGCGTACTGGTAGCCCAGCATCTCCTGCGCCGCCTTCGAGACGCCGTAGGGCGACACCGGGCGCAGCGGGCGCTCCTCGCCGATCGGCACCTCGTCGGGACGGATCAGGCCGTAGCTCGCCGACGA encodes the following:
- a CDS encoding GDP-mannose 4,6-dehydratase — its product is VAAAIEQARPDRVYHLAAQSYPSESWAAPVTTLQANVIGTVNVLEAVRRFAPDARVHVAGSSASYGLIRPDEVPIGEERPLRPVSPYGVSKAAQEMLGYQYAQNYGMSVYLTRSFNHIGSRQDSRTAAQTFARQIAEAEAGLRPPVIDVGNLEPRRDFLDVADAVRGLWLLLERGRPAEVYNLCSGTAPQVRDLLDIYLSLAQVPVEVRVDPQRLRPTDEPILLGDNSKLRGATGWEPQVPLAESLRRILDYWRERLRDERGGGRSDT